In Anaerococcus prevotii DSM 20548, the genomic window TATGATAAGGCAAGGGATATACTCATCAAAATGGGCATGGAGGAATTTATCAACACACCGGTTAACGAACTATCTGGAGGACTTGCCCAAAGAGCCATGATTGCCAAGGCTATGATAAATATGCCAGAACTTTTAATCTTAGACGAGCCAACTGCTGGTGTCGATAAAGAAAATAAAGAAATGTTCTTTAAGACACTAAAGAAACTACAAGAAGATCTGGGTATAACTATAGTCATGATTACCCATGAGCTTAAGGAAATGGAGGATATACAAATGACTAAGACACAGTATAGGATGAGTGAAGGGAGATTGAGTTTATGTTAGAATTTGCCTTTATGAGAAAGGCCCTACTTTCGGGATTTCTCTTATCTATAATGATTCCTCTAATAGGGATTGTCATGGTCAATAGAAAAACTTCAATGATAGGTGATGCCCTATCCCATACGGCCCTTACAGGAGTAGCCATGGGACTAATCTTAGGTTTTGATCCGCTCTTAGGATCGGCTATTGTATGTGTAATAGCTGCCTTCCTTATAGAATTTATTAGGAAAAAGCTCCCTCAATACGGGGATATGGCAACAGCTGTTATCATGAGTACAGGACTCGGAATTGCAGCGATTCTTTCTGATTTCGCTCCGGGAGGTAATTCTTTTGAATCTTATCTATTCGGTTCGATTTCATCAGTTACAAGTGCGGATGTATTAAACACTAGCCTTATTTTTATCTTGGTTCTTGCCCTATGCATCAGTAGATACTCAGCACTTTTGGCAATTTCGATAGATAATAATACAGCTAGGCTTGCAGGAGTTAAGGTAAAGATAATAGATATGATATTTACTTTCCTATCAGCTGTGACAATTGCCCTTGCGGTTAAAATTATAGGAGCCTTGATGGTTACAAGCTTAATAGTTCTTCCAGTAGCAACTAGTTTGATTATATCTAGATCTTATAAGCAAACTTTCTTTGTAACTATAATCCTTGGAATAATATATATGATGGCAGGAATCATTCTTTCCTTTCATTTCGATATCAAACCAGGAGGAGCTATTGTAGTAAATGCAGTTATTGGAATGTTAATTTTTGCCTTGTATAAGAAAATGAGAAAAACTAAAGCATAAAGACATAACTAGCGGATTTATTTCTGCTAGTTTTTATTTGTAAAAGAAATTATGGGTATAAATAGGATAAGGATTAGACTTAATATAAGGAGAATTAAATGACTGATTTAAATAGTATTATTGATAGACAAAGAGAATTTTTCTATGGAGGTTTTACCAAAACGGAAGACTTCAGAAGGAAAAAACTTGAAAGACTAAGAGATTTAATAGATTTATGCGAAGAAAATATCCTTCATGCCCTAGATCTAGATTTGGGAAAGGCGAACTTTGAAGCTTATGTAAGTGAAATATCATTTGCCAAGGAAGAGATAAATTTCGCCCTTGATAATCTCAGTGACTGGATGAAGCCAGTTAGGGAAAAGACTCCCCTTACTGCCATGCCTGCCAAATCATACAGTCTATATGAGCCTTTGGGAGTAACTCTCATCATAGCTCCATGGAATTATCCTTTCCTTTTGGCAATCGATCCTTTAATAGGAGCTATAGCATCTGGAAATACCGTAATTCTTAAGACATCTTCTAAGACCAAAGAGACTTCTAAACTTATCAGATCTATGCTAAATGATTACTTCGAGGAAGAATTTATTTATGTTGTAGATAATGATGAGGTAAGCCATAAAGAATTACTCGAAGGAAAATACGACCATATCTTCTATACCGGAGGCAAAAGTGTCGGCAAGCATATTATGAAAAAGGCCAGCGAAAACCTCACCAAAGTTACCCTAGAACTCGGTGGAAAAAGCCCTTGTATTGTAGATAGAACAGCAGATCTCGATAATGCAGCGAGGTCCATCATGTGGGGTAAGACTCTAAATGCTGGACAGACTTGTGTAGCACCAGATTATATCCTAGTTGATTTAGCTGTTAAAGAAAAGTTCATAGGAAAATTAAAAGAGGCTATGATAGAATTTTACGGCCTAGATCCTCTAACATCCAAGGATTACGGAAGGATCATCAATGAGGACCATCTCGATAGGCTTCTAGGACTTCTTGACGGAGAAGATATAATAGCAGGAGGGATTTACGATAGGGAAAATCTCAAGCTTATGCCTACAATAGTAGATGGGGTAGACTTTAATAGTAAGCTTATGGAAGATGAAATATTTGGACCGATTATTCCTATCCTAACCTATGATGATATAAATCCAATCCTTTACAAGATTAAAACCATGCCAAAACCACTTGCCTTCTATCTTTTCTCAGAAGATGAGAGACTTATAGAAAAGATTATGTATAATATGGAGTTTGGTAATGGCTGTGTCAATGATTGTATAATAGAGATTGCAAGTCCTTATCTAGAATTTGGTGGAGTAGGAGAAAGCGGTATGGGAGGATATCATGGCTACAATAGCTTTGTGAATTTCTCCAACAAAAAAAGCATAATGGAGACTCCATCAAGCATGAAGGCAAATATAAAATACCCTCCTTATGAAGATGGGAAATTAAACTTTGTAAAGAAAGTATTATAATGTAAATAAAAGTAGTATTCTATTCACATACTAAGTGATGACTAGCTAATACTAGATATTAGGCATAAGTATATTCTCAAATAAGCTATTTCTAAAGAAATAAATATTTTCTTACTGTGGTCAATATTTATTTTAACTAGCAATAGCTTTTTTTTGTACAAAAAAACCAGGTCCAAATAAAGACCTGGTTAATTAAATTTTATTTATTTTTGCTATCCATATCAGCTTTGATTGCTTTAGCAAGTTCTGCGATTTGTTCAACTTGTTCCATCTTGACACCAGAGTTGATTTTTACATCTTCTCCTATATATTCAAGCTTAGCAGTAGATAGGATTTCCTTAGAAATCTCTAGACTTCTACCACCCCAAGACCAGTTGTTTAGGAAGGATACAGACTTGTTAGTAAATCCTGTTCCAACAAGTTCTCTTAGGAAGGCATCCATCTTGTAGTAAAGTCCTGAGTTGTAGTTGATTGGTGCAAATACTGAGTGAGAGAATCTGTGGCAGTCACTAATTGGATATGAAACATCCCAGTCAGCAACGTCATAAACCTTGATATTTTCAACACCAAGTTCAGCAAGCTTAACTGCGAGGATGTCGGCTGCTTCTTCAGTATCTCCATACATTGATGCATAAACAATAACTACTCCGTCTTCTTCTGCTGTAAAGGTTGACCAGTGGTTGTATTTGTCCATGATAAAGTTTATTGATTCTTCATCCTTGTATACTGGTCCGTGAAGAGGAAGGATAGCATTTATTGGAAGGCCGTCGATTTTCTTGAAGGCATTTTGAACCATCTTGCCAAACTTACCTACTATATTGATGTAGTATCTTCTAGCTTGTTCTAGCCAGTCTCCCTTGTGGATTACCTTAGCTGCATCAATATTTCCTTCGATTACGTTAAAGGAACCAAAGGCATCTGCTGAGAAGAGGAGGCCTTCTGTTGTTTCGTAAGTCATCATAACTTCTGGCCAGTGAACCATTGGTGTGAAGACAAATTTTAGATTTCTCTTACCAAGATTTAGCTCATCCCCATCTTTAACTTCGTAGTATCTGTCCTTAAACTCATCATTGTAGAATTGTTCGTAGAACTTAAAGGTCTTTGCATTTCCAACAAACTTTGCATTTGGCCATTCTCTCATACAAAAATCGATATTTCTACAGTGATCTGGCTCCATGTGCTCGATTACTATATAGTCAAGGTCTTCTCCGTCAAGACTTGCCTTGATATTGTCTATATATCTTCTAGTGAAGGCAGCATCAACAGAATCCATCAAAACATTTTTCTCATCTCTTATGACATATGAATTGTAGCAAACGCCGTTTGTTAGCTCAAACATATTCTCGAATCTGTCAATTCTTCTATCGTTAACTCCAACCCAATAGATATTGTCTAGTACTTCAATAATATTATGCATTCTAACTCCTTTGATAATTTATTGTTAATTAAATTATACCAGATATTTAAAAAAAATAAATTATATATAAATGATTATTGTTATCAGTGATAATCCGAAAAAAATTAATTTTTATATTTTACTAAGAAAGTATGTTAGAAATAATTTATTTGGGTATATATATTATGAAAACAATTACATGAGTTTTAGGATGATACGTCTTATCTACTATAAAACTATCTAACAGATTTTACGAGAGATGAAATATAGTTTTATGATGCCTAATCAATAGTTTATCTAAGGCTTTATGGATGGTAGGACGAACACTTATGTAATTTATTATGAATTATAAAAGGAGATATAATGGGATACAATTTACCAAAAGATTTAGAAGAATTTAGAAAAGTAGTAAGAGATTTTGCTGAAGAAAAGATTAGACCAATTGCTTTTCACTTAGACCAAACTAAAGAATTTCCGAAAGAAATAGTAAAACAAATGGGAGAGATGGGACTAATGGGTATACCATTTCCCGAAGAATACGGTGGAGCAGGACTTACTAACCAACACTACGCTATAGCAGTAGAAGAGCTATCTAGAGTGGATGGTGGTGTAGGAGTAATTTGCTCAGCCCATACATCTCTAGGTACTTGGGGACTTAACGAATTTGGTAATGAAGAGCAAAAGGAAAAATATCTAAGACCTCTTCTAACAGGTAAGTCCATAGGTGGATTCGGACTTACAGAAGAAAACGCAGGATCAGACTCTGCTGGAACAGAAACTACAGCTGTTCTAAAGGGAGATCATTATGTATTAAATGGTAAGAAGATTTTCATTACTAACGCTCCAGAAGCACAAACTTATCTAGTAACAGCAGTTACAACACCTGGCAAGGGTAACCACGGTATATCAATGTTTATCGTAGACAAAGATTTCGAAGGATTTACCTTCTCTGAACCATATGACAAACTCGGTATCAGATCATCAGTTACCGCAGAGCTTCACTTTAAGGATGTAAAAGTTCCAAAAGAAAACCTCCTAGGTGAAGAAGGTAAGGGCTTCAAATATGCTATGATGATCCTAGACGGTGGTAGAATTGGTATAGCTTCCCAAGCTTTAGGTATAGCTCAAGGTGCTTATGAATCAGCTAAAGAATACGGACTTGCTCGTGAACAATTCGGAGAAGCAATCGCAAGAATGCAACACAACTCCTTTATCCTAGCAGATATGGCAACAGAGCTTAAGGCAGCTAGACTATTAATCTATGATGCAGCTCAGAAGAAAGATGCCCACGTTCCTTATGGTAAGGATGCTGCAATGGCTAAGCTATATGCATCAGATATGGCAGAGAAACTTACAAGCAAGGCCCTACAACTTTACGGTGGATCTGGATTTATCAAGGGAGTAGATGTAGAAAGATACTACAGAGACTCTAAGATTACACAAATCTACGAAGGAACAAATGAAATAATGAGACTAGTAATCTCAGGATATATCCTTCCAAGACCTGCTAAAAAAGACAAGAAGAAGGAAGCTCCTAAGAAAAAACAATCTCAAGTAGGAGATAGAAAACTAGAAATCTTCAAGGGAGATGAGAAAGAAGCTGCTAAGAAATTAGTAGAAGCCCTAAAGAAAGAAGGATTCACATTTGATAAGAAAGACGTGGATCTAGAAGGAGCAATCGAAGAAGCAGACTCAGTAGTAGCTGCTGGTATGGGAATTGGTGAAGAACAAAACCTTGAAATGATCAAAGAACTTGCCAAAGAAACAGGCTCAGTACTTTCATCATCAAGACCAGCTTCCCAAGTTAGAGGATACGTTCCAACAAATAGATTTATCGGTCTATCAGGTAAGAAATTTGCTGGTAAACTATACATCGGTGTAGGTATCTCAGGAGCAATGCAACACTTAAGAGGAATTCCAGAAGCTGGAACAATAGTTGTAATCAACAACGACGAAAGCGCAGCATTCTTCGACAACTGTGACTACGGTATAGTAGGAGACTTCCACAAAGTAGTACCAGCCCTAATAGAAGAAATTAAAAACGCATAAGAAGAAAAATAAAAGGAGGCCGCAAGGCCTCTTTTCTGTGCAAATTTTTATCATTTTTAGTTTAAGAAAAAATACTTATTAGATAAAGTATTTTCTAAATTAGAGATTTTTACCTATAAATTCCTTCAAGGCTTCTATCAAATCATCAGAAGTCTTGTAGATTCTTGGCTTATCAAACTCATTTCCATCTTTATCTACATAGGCAAGGCCTGTAATAAGCTTGTTGATATAGAGAAAGTCGTTTTGGAAGACGTCTTTTTTGATTTCTCTTAGCTTATCATCCCTATCATTTCCTGTAAGCCTAATATCTGTATAAAGCTCAAAGATTGGGATTCCTCTCTCGAAAGCTATGCCCATCTCTCCTGCAAGGCCCAAGTCCTTGGTATCCATTAAGGCAATAAGCAAGTCGCTTTCTTTAAGTCTCTTATAATCTGCCAACAAAATATCTGCCCCACTAGCAAAACCAGCAGACTTATCGTTGATTTCTAGATTATCTGCTGGATTGTATAGGTCGATCTTTTCCTTAAATTCATTTTCTAAAGCGTCTTGGACCTTTTTTGCTTGAAGTCTTTGACCTTCAGTAAACAGGTCACATCCTAAATATATTTTCATAAATTTCACCTCGCTTTAATTATATCAGATAAAAAAATTTACTAAAACACCTTTATCAAATATAATAGAAGGAGAGGTACTTATGAAGAAAAATATTAAAATACTAGCGACTAACTTCGACCTTGAATTAGGTCAAGTCGGCAAAAATTTAGAAAAAATTAAAAATATAGTTAAAAATGCAGAAAAGGAAGGAGTAAATATCATCTCCTTACCAGAGCTTGCCCTTACGGGAGCTTCTTTGTATGACTTATATAAGGAAGAGGTCCTAATAAAAAGGGTAGAAGAGGCATTAGTAGATCTCATTGACTTCTCCAAGGCTTATGATTTGCTAATAAGCTTGGGAGCTCCTCTAAGAAGCGAAGGAAAGCTCTACAATACTATAATTTTCATCAAAAAAGGTGAAATATTAACAAGTTTTGTCAAAGAAGAGTTAAAAAATTACGAGAAGATGATATTTTCTACAGAAACTCCGAACTATTTTACCCTAGGTTCTTGCGATTTTCCTGCAGATATCATCTCTCCAGTAGAAGTCGGCGGACTTAAGATCGGTGTAGCTATAGGGGAAGATGAAAGGACAAATAGTCCGTCTTCGCTTTTCTTTAAGGATAGGGGAGCAGATATTATCCTAAACCCAAACGCCTACGAAAAACAAGCCTTATCCATAGATAAGACTATAGGAGATATCAAATTTCTTTCCAAAAACACAGTTTACGTATCGACTGGGACCGGGAAGGGAGAATCAAGTACGGATACAGTCTTTCAAGGGCTTAACCTTATAGCAGATGATGGGAAGCTTATATCTGTTAAGGAAAATGAGGGAGTCTCTTACACCAAGGACTTCGATCTAGATGAAAACAGTCCAAGCTCTTTCAATAATTTTACAGATGAAAAGATAGAGGTAGACAAGTTTCCATATTTACCAAAAAAGGAAGATGAGGATATATTTGTAAGGGACGTCTTAGAAATAGCATCCTCTGCTCTTCTTACAAGGATGAGAAAAATTGGTGTAGAAGATACCTTTATCGGAGTATCCGGTGGCCTTGATTCAACTATGGCCCTTATATTCCTAACCTATGCTTACAAAAAGGCTGGCATATCTAAGGAGAAAATCCACGCCTACACTATGCCAGCATTTGCCACAAGCAAGAGAACTAAGTTCAATGCCTATATCCTATGTGAGGCTTTGGGAATTAAGCTTACTGAGATTGATATATCAGAAGCAGTGAAGGTCCACCTAGCTGATATTGGCCACGACCTAGAAAGCCAAGATACAGCCTACGAAAACGCCCAAGCCAGAGAAAGGACCCAAGTCCTCCTTGACCTTGCCAATATGTATGGGGGAATTGTGATAGGAACTGGGGACTTATCTGAATGCATGCAGGGATTTGCGACCTTTAACGGGGACCATATCAGTAACTATGCCCTAAATGCGACCCTGACCAAGACCCACCTTCGCTTTATCGTAGGTCACATTGCTGAGAATACTGAAAATAAAGACCTTGGCAAGGTCCTAAAAGATATAATCGATACGCCAATCTCTCCAGAGCTTAAGAGTGAAGATAAGGGTACTATTAGCCAAAAGACAGAAGATATAATAGGTCCTTACGAGCTAATTGACTTTTTCATCTACCATCATTTAAAATACCACAGAAGACCAAAAGAAATATATGACTTGGCAAGACTTGCCTTTAGGGATGATTATGAAGATGAAGTTATCAAGAAATGGCTTGTTTCATATTTCAAGAGATTTTCAGCATCACAATTTAAGAGGGCTACCGCAGTCGACGGTCCAAATATCACAGGCCTTTCAACTTCTCCAAGGCTAGGTTTTAAGATTGCATCAGATATGGCAAGTGGCTTGTACTTGGACGATTTAAATGAATAAGAGAAAAATAGGCCTAGGACTTTTGGGAGCAGGTCTTGGCCTAGGCTATTACATCAACAGACAGTGTTTCTATGCCAAGGAAAAGAGGGTGACTCTTTACTCAAAAAAGGCTAAAAGTCCTATAAGAATCACACAGATATCGGACTTTCATTCCAATGTCCTTGCCAATCTAGGAGAAGTCCTTGGAAAGATTAAGGATTTCAATCCTCACTTTATTATCCTTACAGGAGATATTATAGATTATGGGACAGAAAGAAAGATAGAAAGGTCAGTATTTTTCTTAAGGCACTTGATGAGTCTAGGATTTCCCTGCTATTATATAAGCGGCAACCATGAGGAAGCAGGTCCCAATCTCGATGTCTTTGCTAGAGAAATAAAAAAGCTAGGCATTGTATATTTATTTAATGATCAAAGATCTTTCTATGTGGGGGAAAATAAAATAAATCTATATGGTCTGGGCCACTATGCAAGATTTTACGAAAAATATAAGCCCGAAAATGATTCTATTAATATCATCCTAAGCCATCTGTCAAGGGATGTAAGGGCGGAGGGACTTAGCGACTTTGACTTTATCTTCTCAGGTCACACCCATGGTGGACAAGTAAGGCTTCCTCTGATTGGAGCCCTTATTAGTCCCGGCGAGGGCTTTCTTCCTGATTATGATTCGGGAGTATTCTCATATAAAAATGGTATAATATATGTCGATAGTGGGCTAGGAAATACCTTCCTGCCTTTGAGATTCCTAAATCCAATAGGATATTCCAATATCACTATCACAAATGGGTCTGTAGTTTAGTGGCAAAACAAGGGTGTCCGAAGCCAAAGATGGGGGTTCGATTCCCTCCAGGCCTGCCATTTTAGTTCGATTCGTCGAACTTTTTTCTTTTGCAAGTAAAAATGAACTTACAATCTGTGCCTTAGTGAATAGCTGTAAAACATTGCTAAATTTTCATTAAAGTATATAATAATACAATAGAAACATTAAAAATAGAAAAGAGGTTCTTATGAAACTTGGAGTAAGAGATAAGATTTGGATAACAGGATCTCACGGTAGACTCGGCTCTACTATCTATAGATACCTAGATCCAATCGATGCAGAAATAGTTGCAACAGACAAAAATGAAGTCGATATTACAAATCAAAAGGAAGTTTCTACATTTATAGAAAGACTTAGGCCAACCATAATCGTAAATGCCTCAGGTCTATCCAAGAAGAATGAATGTGAGAAAAATCCCGACGAGGCTTATCTTTTAAATGCTATAGGCGCCAAAAACATAGCCATAGCAGCCAACCGTCACCAGACCAAAATCGTCCAACTATCGACAGGAGATGTCTTCGACGGTAACACAATCAATCCCTTCAAGGAAATAGATACGCCAAGACCTAACACGGTCTATGGTAAGAGTAAGTTTTTAGGTGAAGAATTCGTAAGAAACTTCTCAAACTACTACTTTATAATCAGAGTGTCTAGACTATATTCCAGGGAAAATGCCTTCGTAGAAAATATAATAGACCAAGCCAAAAAGGGCAAGGTTATAATGCCAAAAGATAGGATCTCATCACCAACACCAGCCTTTGAGCTAAGTAAGTTCCTAATAGAATTAATCAAAACAAGTAACTTCGGCACCTACCACGCTTCATGCGAAGGCTATTGCTCTCATAAGGAATTTGCCCAAGAAGTAATGAACTATATGGGACTAGAGGCAGAAATCGAGGAAGTAATCGATGAAAGCAAAGTTGACATGGTACCAAGCTTTAGAGGAATTAGAAATTACTACCTAGATATAACAGGTGGATATAGATTTAACGATTGGAAATCCGCTCTGCACGAGTACATCGACAAGGAGGGACTGAATGGAAAAAAATAAGAAAAAGAAACTAGGACTCTCCCAACAAATATTTATAGCCTTAATTGCAGGACTTGTAGTTGGAATCCTAATCCACTACTTCATGCCAGCCGGCCACTTCCGTGATGATGTCCTAGTAGAAGGAATATTTTACACCATAGGACAAGTTTTTATCAGGCTTATGCAAATGCTAGTAGTTCCACTAGTATTCTTCTCTATAGCGGACGGCTGTAGAAACTTAGGAGATACGGAAACCCTAGGTAAGGTTGGAGTAAGAATTGTATTATTTTATATATGTACAACAGCTCTTGCAATATTTTTATCCCTAATGCTTGCAAGAATTATCGGTCCAGGCAAGGGAATGAATATGAGCCTAGGAGCTAATGAGTTCGAGGTAGACGGAGGAGAAGAATTCTCCCTATCAAAAACCATCCTAAACTTTGTTCCAACCAACCCAATAGGTGCCCTAGCCAATGGAGAAATGATCCAAATAATTATATTTGCAGTTATAGTAGGTCTACTCATAGCTTCTATGGAAGATAGGCTAATCACATTGGGAAATGTCGTGACAGAGATGAACGATCTAATGATGGGAATGACCATGTGGGTAATGAAACTTGCCCCAATCGGAGTATTCTTCCTCATATCAAGGACCTTCGCATCTCTTGGTTATGATGTAATAATCTCCATGCTATCATACATGGCGACTGTACTTGGTGGACTTTTAGTACAACTTATACTTGTCTACATGGTCTTACTTACAGTATTTACTAGAGTCAATCCGATAAACTTCCTAAAGAAGTTTGCTCCAGTAATGACCTTCGCCTTCTCTACTGCATCAAGTAACGCAACAGTTCCAGTAAATATCAAAACCCTAGAAGAAATGGGAGTAGATAGAAAAATATCTTCCTTTACCATTCCCCTAGGAGCGACCATCAACATGGACGGAACTGCCATCATGCAGGGAGTTGCGGTAGTCTTTATTGCAAACGCCTATAACATCGACCTAACGGCAGCAGACTTTGCTACAGTAATACTTACAGCGACAATAGCATCAGTAGGAACAGCAGGAATCCCATCTGTCGGACTAATCACCCTATCCATGGTCCTTCAATCAGTAGGACTTCCAGTAGAAGGAATAGCGATGATCATGGGTATTGACAGAATCCTAGACATGGCAAGATCTGCCATAAACATCTCAGGAGATGCCACTGGAACAATAATAGTAGCAAACTCAGTAGGATCCTTTAACAAGGAAAAATATATTAGAAAAGTTGAAAAATGAAAATAAATCGGCAAAAGCTTATCAAAAGCTTGCCGATTTTTTTGTGGAGAAATTGATTAAGTGCTTGATAAAGCTTGTTGATTATAAATAATAAATATTTAACGAATAAAGAGTAATATTATAGGAATAATAGATAATTATCTTATTTAATCATTCCTCCAAAAGTGATATATTGGAAGTTTTCTAAAATTATCTTGATCGATATCTGACATTTTCATGAAATATCTGTTTGCTTGCCTTTGCTGTTCC contains:
- a CDS encoding metal ABC transporter permease; translation: MLEFAFMRKALLSGFLLSIMIPLIGIVMVNRKTSMIGDALSHTALTGVAMGLILGFDPLLGSAIVCVIAAFLIEFIRKKLPQYGDMATAVIMSTGLGIAAILSDFAPGGNSFESYLFGSISSVTSADVLNTSLIFILVLALCISRYSALLAISIDNNTARLAGVKVKIIDMIFTFLSAVTIALAVKIIGALMVTSLIVLPVATSLIISRSYKQTFFVTIILGIIYMMAGIILSFHFDIKPGGAIVVNAVIGMLIFALYKKMRKTKA
- a CDS encoding aldehyde dehydrogenase family protein, with the protein product MTDLNSIIDRQREFFYGGFTKTEDFRRKKLERLRDLIDLCEENILHALDLDLGKANFEAYVSEISFAKEEINFALDNLSDWMKPVREKTPLTAMPAKSYSLYEPLGVTLIIAPWNYPFLLAIDPLIGAIASGNTVILKTSSKTKETSKLIRSMLNDYFEEEFIYVVDNDEVSHKELLEGKYDHIFYTGGKSVGKHIMKKASENLTKVTLELGGKSPCIVDRTADLDNAARSIMWGKTLNAGQTCVAPDYILVDLAVKEKFIGKLKEAMIEFYGLDPLTSKDYGRIINEDHLDRLLGLLDGEDIIAGGIYDRENLKLMPTIVDGVDFNSKLMEDEIFGPIIPILTYDDINPILYKIKTMPKPLAFYLFSEDERLIEKIMYNMEFGNGCVNDCIIEIASPYLEFGGVGESGMGGYHGYNSFVNFSNKKSIMETPSSMKANIKYPPYEDGKLNFVKKVL
- a CDS encoding FprA family A-type flavoprotein — translated: MHNIIEVLDNIYWVGVNDRRIDRFENMFELTNGVCYNSYVIRDEKNVLMDSVDAAFTRRYIDNIKASLDGEDLDYIVIEHMEPDHCRNIDFCMREWPNAKFVGNAKTFKFYEQFYNDEFKDRYYEVKDGDELNLGKRNLKFVFTPMVHWPEVMMTYETTEGLLFSADAFGSFNVIEGNIDAAKVIHKGDWLEQARRYYINIVGKFGKMVQNAFKKIDGLPINAILPLHGPVYKDEESINFIMDKYNHWSTFTAEEDGVVIVYASMYGDTEEAADILAVKLAELGVENIKVYDVADWDVSYPISDCHRFSHSVFAPINYNSGLYYKMDAFLRELVGTGFTNKSVSFLNNWSWGGRSLEISKEILSTAKLEYIGEDVKINSGVKMEQVEQIAELAKAIKADMDSKNK
- a CDS encoding acyl-CoA dehydrogenase family protein, translating into MGYNLPKDLEEFRKVVRDFAEEKIRPIAFHLDQTKEFPKEIVKQMGEMGLMGIPFPEEYGGAGLTNQHYAIAVEELSRVDGGVGVICSAHTSLGTWGLNEFGNEEQKEKYLRPLLTGKSIGGFGLTEENAGSDSAGTETTAVLKGDHYVLNGKKIFITNAPEAQTYLVTAVTTPGKGNHGISMFIVDKDFEGFTFSEPYDKLGIRSSVTAELHFKDVKVPKENLLGEEGKGFKYAMMILDGGRIGIASQALGIAQGAYESAKEYGLAREQFGEAIARMQHNSFILADMATELKAARLLIYDAAQKKDAHVPYGKDAAMAKLYASDMAEKLTSKALQLYGGSGFIKGVDVERYYRDSKITQIYEGTNEIMRLVISGYILPRPAKKDKKKEAPKKKQSQVGDRKLEIFKGDEKEAAKKLVEALKKEGFTFDKKDVDLEGAIEEADSVVAAGMGIGEEQNLEMIKELAKETGSVLSSSRPASQVRGYVPTNRFIGLSGKKFAGKLYIGVGISGAMQHLRGIPEAGTIVVINNDESAAFFDNCDYGIVGDFHKVVPALIEEIKNA
- a CDS encoding nucleoside 2-deoxyribosyltransferase, which translates into the protein MKIYLGCDLFTEGQRLQAKKVQDALENEFKEKIDLYNPADNLEINDKSAGFASGADILLADYKRLKESDLLIALMDTKDLGLAGEMGIAFERGIPIFELYTDIRLTGNDRDDKLREIKKDVFQNDFLYINKLITGLAYVDKDGNEFDKPRIYKTSDDLIEALKEFIGKNL
- the nadE gene encoding NAD(+) synthase, whose translation is MKKNIKILATNFDLELGQVGKNLEKIKNIVKNAEKEGVNIISLPELALTGASLYDLYKEEVLIKRVEEALVDLIDFSKAYDLLISLGAPLRSEGKLYNTIIFIKKGEILTSFVKEELKNYEKMIFSTETPNYFTLGSCDFPADIISPVEVGGLKIGVAIGEDERTNSPSSLFFKDRGADIILNPNAYEKQALSIDKTIGDIKFLSKNTVYVSTGTGKGESSTDTVFQGLNLIADDGKLISVKENEGVSYTKDFDLDENSPSSFNNFTDEKIEVDKFPYLPKKEDEDIFVRDVLEIASSALLTRMRKIGVEDTFIGVSGGLDSTMALIFLTYAYKKAGISKEKIHAYTMPAFATSKRTKFNAYILCEALGIKLTEIDISEAVKVHLADIGHDLESQDTAYENAQARERTQVLLDLANMYGGIVIGTGDLSECMQGFATFNGDHISNYALNATLTKTHLRFIVGHIAENTENKDLGKVLKDIIDTPISPELKSEDKGTISQKTEDIIGPYELIDFFIYHHLKYHRRPKEIYDLARLAFRDDYEDEVIKKWLVSYFKRFSASQFKRATAVDGPNITGLSTSPRLGFKIASDMASGLYLDDLNE
- a CDS encoding metallophosphoesterase, with the translated sequence MNKRKIGLGLLGAGLGLGYYINRQCFYAKEKRVTLYSKKAKSPIRITQISDFHSNVLANLGEVLGKIKDFNPHFIILTGDIIDYGTERKIERSVFFLRHLMSLGFPCYYISGNHEEAGPNLDVFAREIKKLGIVYLFNDQRSFYVGENKINLYGLGHYARFYEKYKPENDSINIILSHLSRDVRAEGLSDFDFIFSGHTHGGQVRLPLIGALISPGEGFLPDYDSGVFSYKNGIIYVDSGLGNTFLPLRFLNPIGYSNITITNGSVV
- a CDS encoding SDR family oxidoreductase; this translates as MKLGVRDKIWITGSHGRLGSTIYRYLDPIDAEIVATDKNEVDITNQKEVSTFIERLRPTIIVNASGLSKKNECEKNPDEAYLLNAIGAKNIAIAANRHQTKIVQLSTGDVFDGNTINPFKEIDTPRPNTVYGKSKFLGEEFVRNFSNYYFIIRVSRLYSRENAFVENIIDQAKKGKVIMPKDRISSPTPAFELSKFLIELIKTSNFGTYHASCEGYCSHKEFAQEVMNYMGLEAEIEEVIDESKVDMVPSFRGIRNYYLDITGGYRFNDWKSALHEYIDKEGLNGKK
- a CDS encoding dicarboxylate/amino acid:cation symporter; protein product: MEKNKKKKLGLSQQIFIALIAGLVVGILIHYFMPAGHFRDDVLVEGIFYTIGQVFIRLMQMLVVPLVFFSIADGCRNLGDTETLGKVGVRIVLFYICTTALAIFLSLMLARIIGPGKGMNMSLGANEFEVDGGEEFSLSKTILNFVPTNPIGALANGEMIQIIIFAVIVGLLIASMEDRLITLGNVVTEMNDLMMGMTMWVMKLAPIGVFFLISRTFASLGYDVIISMLSYMATVLGGLLVQLILVYMVLLTVFTRVNPINFLKKFAPVMTFAFSTASSNATVPVNIKTLEEMGVDRKISSFTIPLGATINMDGTAIMQGVAVVFIANAYNIDLTAADFATVILTATIASVGTAGIPSVGLITLSMVLQSVGLPVEGIAMIMGIDRILDMARSAINISGDATGTIIVANSVGSFNKEKYIRKVEK